A single window of Porphyrobacter sp. YT40 DNA harbors:
- a CDS encoding DUF736 domain-containing protein, with the protein MNIGTLKANGDGVHIGRIVTMAFAATIALREFVSTNERAPAFDVMALSADRRSWVKVGALWEYTSNETGEVFLSGRIDDPSLDKPIDVALFRQNDDSYNVAWRRPQRKRTLPGMVSESDGELPPLTATATGGEPEQAGATTGGDGLGESTAPAPKGKAKAKETADA; encoded by the coding sequence ATGAACATCGGTACCCTCAAGGCCAACGGCGACGGCGTCCACATCGGCCGTATCGTGACGATGGCATTCGCCGCGACCATCGCCCTGCGCGAGTTCGTCTCGACCAACGAGCGGGCCCCCGCCTTCGACGTGATGGCGCTCTCGGCCGACCGCCGCAGCTGGGTGAAGGTCGGCGCCCTCTGGGAATACACGTCGAACGAGACCGGCGAGGTGTTCCTCTCGGGCCGGATCGACGATCCGAGCCTCGACAAGCCGATCGACGTCGCGCTCTTCCGCCAGAACGACGACAGCTACAACGTCGCCTGGCGCCGGCCGCAGCGCAAGCGCACCCTGCCCGGCATGGTCAGCGAGAGCGACGGCGAGCTGCCGCCGCTGACCGCGACCGCGACCGGCGGCGAGCCCGAGCAGGCCGGTGCCACCACCGGCGGCGACGGCCTCGGCGAGAGCACCGCGCCCGCCCCGAAGGGCAAGGCCAAGGCGAAGGAGACCGCCGACGCCTGA